The following coding sequences are from one Candidatus Oleimmundimicrobium sp. window:
- a CDS encoding DUF3048 domain-containing protein: MPFQNIKGRENILKKILITLLVLTLTGAVAFTLYFRLRPAETSENPIIENVDEDIEIKDDSVVEENTSENYCLTCGQETAPENANLRPLAVIIENHPAARPQSGLEDACIVYEVVAEGGITRFLAIYTHKNCNNIGPVRSVRKYFAEIAKGYDAMLAHCGGSPTGYLAIKELHLADLDEFANSGAYRRVSSRKMPHNLYTSTKRLRERAEKKNFASNVSYESFKFKNDAPLEKRPEETYAIIDFSTPKFKVKYEYNRENNSYSRFMGGMQHKDSNSGKQLEAKNILVLITSIRVVDKIGRVDISTLGSGPAYAFLDGTVITGRWTRESLSNTIKFYDQSEKEIALNRGQTWIEIISPDKKVDFPEFQG; this comes from the coding sequence TTGCCGTTTCAAAATATAAAAGGACGGGAAAATATCTTGAAAAAAATCTTAATAACATTACTTGTTTTGACATTAACCGGAGCAGTAGCATTCACCCTTTATTTTCGTTTAAGGCCTGCGGAAACATCTGAAAACCCAATTATAGAAAATGTGGATGAAGATATCGAGATAAAAGATGACTCCGTCGTCGAAGAAAACACCTCTGAAAATTATTGTCTTACTTGTGGGCAGGAAACCGCTCCGGAAAATGCCAATCTTAGACCGCTTGCCGTAATTATTGAGAACCATCCCGCGGCGCGGCCTCAATCGGGACTCGAAGATGCCTGCATTGTTTATGAGGTAGTTGCCGAAGGTGGTATCACAAGATTTTTAGCCATTTACACTCACAAAAATTGCAATAATATCGGCCCCGTGAGAAGCGTCAGAAAATATTTCGCTGAGATAGCAAAAGGATATGATGCTATGCTGGCACATTGTGGAGGCTCTCCAACCGGCTATTTAGCCATTAAAGAATTACACTTAGCCGATCTGGATGAATTCGCAAACTCAGGAGCTTATCGGAGGGTAAGTTCACGTAAGATGCCGCACAATCTCTATACTTCCACCAAAAGACTGAGAGAACGCGCTGAGAAGAAGAATTTTGCTTCTAATGTGAGTTATGAATCTTTTAAATTTAAAAATGATGCCCCTCTTGAGAAACGACCTGAAGAGACGTACGCGATTATAGATTTCTCTACTCCAAAATTTAAAGTGAAATATGAATACAATCGAGAAAATAATTCGTACTCGCGCTTTATGGGCGGCATGCAACATAAAGACAGTAACTCGGGCAAACAGCTTGAAGCAAAAAATATTCTAGTCTTAATAACATCAATTCGGGTAGTCGATAAGATAGGCCGTGTCGATATAAGCACTTTGGGAAGTGGCCCGGCATATGCTTTTTTAGATGGCACTGTAATTACAGGTAGATGGACCCGAGAAAGTTTATCTAACACAATAAAGTTTTATGACCAGTCAGAAAAAGAGATTGCGTTAAACCGAGGGCAAACGTGGATTGAAATTATATCTCCTGATAAAAAAGTAGACTTTCCTGA